aagaagaaggcgcGCCTTGGACAAAACCTCAGAAGGCCCAAAAGAAACCCTAGCCCATCTAAACTTTCCCTTGCCCGACTGCGCCGCCGGCACGAGGCCACGACCGCCGCGCCCTGTCCCAGCGCTGCTCACTCCGACCTCCACCAGATCAACGCGCCGCCGCTCCGGCCGCCTGCCATAGCGCGTCTTTGACTCACCGCTCAAGTGCTGCTTGCGGGTGCGGGATGCAAGCCCCCGGCGGGGACGGGGGTGGGGATGTACACGGGGGAGGTGTCACGGGCAGGCACTACCCGGCTGGGTTTTCCTCATTGCCATCGTTAGGTGCTCCACTGGAGAAGAAGCCTCCTGAGCCTGAGGCAAGCCACGACACCGATGAGCAGAATCAGAAGAAACCTGAGGCAAATCACATCTATGGCTCTTCTGATAGTGCAGGGATTGAGCAGATTGAACATCTCATCTCCACGAGACAGGTCAAAAGAAGAAGAGTGAAAATAACCTGGGCCTGCATAAGGTTCTCAAATATAGTCAGTCCGAAAGAGACGCACATATTTATATATGATCTGAGAAATGCATGCGTGGACCTCGGAATGGATTTTACGACGGTGCAGACGATATCCGCCCACGCAGATTGTGCTCTTAGAATGGGCATTGCGGGAGATGCACGAATTCAACGACAAATGTCTTGATGGAAAACAGCTGGGACTTCTAATAGTGATCATGCCAGATGCCAGAGATTTTGATAAGTGGAAGAGGTGTGTAAAGAACTCGGATTTACGTACCATTGTTGCCTGCCTCAGGATGTTGTGATGCTAAAACAGGAGTATCTAAACAGCGCTGCGCATGAGATAAATGCCAAGGTGAAGAAAAGTGAAGATGGTGACTCCAAAGAATTTTGTGATTTGGATGGGGACACTGGAGATTATTGTGTCTCCAGTTCTGATGAGGAGATATCATCAGGTAGTCTGTTTTGTTCGTCTGAGGACATGATTGACTTTGAACTGTTTGATGAGCGGGGTGAACATGATTATGTGGCTGGATTTTCCTCATTGCCATCGTTAGGCACTCCTCTGGAGAAGAAGCTTCCTGAGCCCGAGGCAAGCCACGACACtcatgaagagaagaagaagaaacctgAGGCAAGTCATATCGGTGGCTCTTCTGATAGCGCAGGGATTGAGCAGATTGAGCATTTTATCTCCATGAGACAGGTCAAAAGAGGAAGAGTGAAAAGAAGCTGGGCCTGCATAAGGTTCTCAAATATAACCAGTTCCGAAGAGACGGCCATATTTATAAATGATCTGAGAAATACATGTGTGGACATTGGGATGGATTTTACGACGGTGGAGACGATATCCGCCCACGCAGATTGTGCTCTTCCGACCGATATAGAATGGGCATTGCGGGAGATGCACGAATTCAACGACGAATCTCTCAATGGAAAACAGCAGGGACTTCTAATTGTGATCATGCCAGATGCCAGAGATTTTGATGACAAAGTGGAAGAGGTGTGTAAAGAACTAGGATTTACGTACCATTGTTGTTTGCCTCAGGATGTTATGATGCCAAGACAGAAGTATCTAAACAGCGCTGCGCATGAGATAAATGCCAAGGTGAATAAATTTCGTGATTTGGATGAGGACACGGGAGAATATGTTTCCAGTTATGACGAGTAGATGCACGGTTTTCGGAACCGATTGCTGCCCAAATTCCTTGTCAACGTGTTTGGTTCGGGGGAATTAGAGATAGGGAATGAGAGTTGAGGGGTAAGGAGATTAAAAATCCACTGTTTGATTAGAGGTAATGGGAGTTTAAGTGGGAAGGAGTCTGGGAGTTTAGGAAGCCAATTCCCACCGATTTATTCCCAGGGGGTACCCTATTAATTCGTGAGCAGAGTTCTATCCCACGCCAATTCCCATCATATGTCAAACAAGGGAATGGGAGTAAAAATCTACTTCCCATGCCTAATCCCTTCATAAACACCCTTGTGCAAACTTCCATTCCCCTGCCCGAGTGTTTACCAAACAAGCTGTGTGTACTTTTGGTTCGTATGAGGACATGCACGGCTTTAGACGGTTTGATGAGTGGGATGAACATAACATTTGCGACCAAGAGACGAGCGAATCTAAAACATTCGAACTGCCTGATGGTTCTCACAAGAACTTGAGAGAATAGGATGGATCTAAAGCTGCAATCAGCACAGAACACTGCCCCCAAACCGACCAAGAAATCGAGGGTTGTAGCATGCTTGCTGGAAGCAGTGGTGGCCAGCCTCCATTTGAAGCCTTCCTCTGCCCTGTTAAATGTGAGCGCCTTCTTAAGGATGGATGGGGGTCACAAATTGCATACAAGAAACCCAATAACATCCCTTGGGATGAGTACTCCAAGTTATTCGTGATGGCTACTACAAACTCAGCAACAGCCAGCCTGAGGAGGAAAATAATCTGGCCTCTCCTGCCGGTTCTTTTGTGGAGCATAAGGCCGACGTCATTTCTGAAGTATCTGCTCCCCATGTCGCTAACGAGTGCTCAGATTACAAGCCTCTTGAAGAGAATGAGAAGCCACCACTTGGGACTCGTTGAGGTGCATGGAACGAGGAGACATGATATACTGGGCATGTGTAAGTTTTTCATGCATCTTCTGATCGGTTTCTCATTCTGATCGGTTTGATCGGCCTCAATGCTTAAATTTGCTTGGCATTGTTTCAGTAATTAATAATATGGCAGTGTGCATcttctgatgcagaggccaggggtataTCCTCCTTTTCGAAACAAAAAAGTTTTTCATGCATGAATGGTATGCAGTTACTCAGATTTTTTTGCATAAGCTCCAAGCCAGGTTGATGGCCACTGGAACGCATTTTAGTTCGCGGCCAATAAAGATAGACCAAGTGGAACCTGTTGTTCCTGCTGTGTGTTGAAGAAGGTTTTCCTATGCTGACCTGCCCCGTTTCCGGGAGATGGGATCCCGACCTTCAGTGAAGTTTATTTGAAGCATATGTATTAGGCTGTGTATTGACCCCCAGTACGTTAGTTGCTTTGAGGCTTGGTGCTTCCTGTCACATATCTCATGGCCTGTCAAACGTATCAAGAAACATTGGTCGGTGTTCAAAGTAGAATATAGCTGAGACGAACGGCGACTGTCCGTCTAACTAAGAAAAAAAAGATACAAAGCGGTGTATTTACAGACTATACAGTGGTTTTGCGTTCAACCTTACTCGTAGGGgtgtattcacaacattgcattggGCACATCTCCGTTTCTCGTCAGGCACCGACGCTCCTCTCCCTGAGGTAGCCGTGGCTGCTCCATGGCAAGTTCAAACCACATCTGCTATCCTAGGTGTATATCGCGGCTGCTTCTCTTAATTTATGCAAATATGTAGAAACTGTTAGAGAGAAAGGGGGCTGTATGTGTCATGTTCCTTGCAACCCTCCTGCAATTTGTGCTATTGATTGGTGAAAACTGAAAAGGGATCCTTTCAAATGTCAGCTCCCCAATCTCAAACAAGAAAAATGTCAGCTCTCAAATATGGCATTTGGAGATACTAGAATAGGTTCTTTTCAACCACAAATCTGTTCGTTTTGTGATCAGGTTGAGACAGCTCAACACTGTTTTTTTACTTGTCCTGTTGCTCGGGTGGTATGGAGAACCGTGGGTTCTGTTTTCGGAACCGATTACTTCCCAAATTCCTTGTGTACTTTTGGTGCTATGTTTTTTTCCTGAGTGGGGAGAAGTTCTGTACTATGGGTTCGGCTGCAGTATGTCGGGCCATATGGACGTCACACAACAAAGCAACCTTTGAGAAAAAagatcatcaagtccccttttgATGTTGTGTTTGCCGCTTGTTCGCTTTTGTTTTATCGGGCACGTTTGCAGAAGCCGGAGCAAGCTGAAGAGCAAAAGCTGGAGCAGAGATTCTCAAGAACAATGTTGTCAACCTTCTGCGTCTCTGCCAAGGACCGATTCAGGGGTCAAGGGTTGGCTGAGGCTAGATGAAGCTGGAGAAGTGGATGTCTTTTGGTCATGTTTGCCGCTGAAGCGGTCTGTGCTAGTCTTGGTGTATTTTGTGGTTAGTCTTTGTAGTTTGCTTCGTAGTTTGGATGGAACTCTGCATAGTGATGGGTGTTACCAGGTTAGTGGTACATGCTATGTGGCGTGTTACTCCATTCATTACTCTCTTGATCTTTACAGCTcatttatttttctgtttgttcTTCAGAACATGCTAATTTTGTATATGAGTCGAAATACATGATGGTACGCGTTCGAGATTGTATATGTTTATAGCTACTCTTCTGTATTCAGATGATGATTTCTCTTACCTAAACATCCTACATGACCGAAAATATTTATTCTTCACCTTGTAGGCAGTTTTACACTTTTTTCTTATCTTACAAACTTCTCCACTTTGATGTTATTTAGAGGAAGCTCAGTATCTTGAAAATCCAATAGATGTATCTTATTTATTATGCGTTTATAGGCCAAAGTTCAGTTTTTGTGCTTTTGTCAAAGTATCACATATAGTTTATTTGGTACAATATAACCTTGATGGCGGCAGGGTCACTTGTGGACCTCTTATGGCAACGTTCCAATCGGCTTACTCCTGGATTATTTGCCATCTACTAATGCTGGATATGTTGTCCAAGTAGGTTGACGGTGCATTAACTGTGGAATCTATCCACCTTTTTGAGCACTTCATTTCTTCACTTTCCCACTGCTGGGCGCATGTAGTAAGTGTTATGGTTGTTCAGAAATTTTTATTATCTTCTTTGTGTACTCTACCAAAATGTTGTTTGTTCTTTTGGTCAAATATACCGTAAATCCAGTTTCTGACTTAAAGTTCATCAAACTTAATTTGTTGCAACAAAAGCAGGCATTCTACGCCTCAGCAGAAGAGTTTCAGGATCTGATCAAGGAGGTGCTCTCCTGGGACATCAGATCATTGTCTCAGCGACTCCGCCCTCACTAGGTGACCATTGAAAGCGAGGGGGATGGTTATGGTAGAAAAGCTGATAAGGATTCGAGAAACAGAGAAGATTGCCAAGCCGCTGACTCCTGCTCGATCGTAGCATACCTGTTATCTTCAATGCTGATCAAGCTAGAAGGTTTCAACTGTCAAGGTTAAAGTTTCTGTAAGAAGGTATGCATCTACTAGGTTACTACTTCAGCTAGGATGCATGCTATCATTTATCATCTCACTGTAATAACCTGTTCTGTCTGGATAAGCTATTGACTTGTCAATCTCATAGAGGATGAGTGGCATTCAATCAATATCTCATGACACCACATCACTTATAAAAACATACGCCGGTTACATACATTAATTGTTAAAATTGCATCATAAACAAGCAGTTTAGAGATGCACAATGAACCCAATTAGATGAGCTTGCCTTTGGGGGTATAACCAAGCTATACTTGAGAAATACAGGAGATTGGCAGCCAGTCAAATAAAATGAGTTTTTGCAGTTCTAATTGTTTACAAGTTTAAACCCTGGCGCAAATGACTATTTATATTACACATGTAGCTCAATAATGATAATTTCCAGGGTTGAACATATTAGCTGAGGTGAGTTCGCTGAGATAACAGGGGAGCTAAAAATGTACTGAACTTCAGATGAGTTCCACTTGCAGGCTAGTTTATTTTTACACCTGAAAACGGCATTGACCCATTGTTGGGCATAACAATGCTTGTCTGTCAGTTCTCAGATACTACTTCTAGCCCACTTTCCTCCTGGCCTGCTTGTTGTGTATTTTTTTCTTTTCGAGAAACCTCTTGCGGGGGCAGGGGGTTCCTGCATTTcattaagaagaagagagttggtccagtttataaggaaaactGGACCCCCAAAAACCTAACATTCTCGGTTGATCCAATAAACTAGAGCTTGGGGGTAGGGACTCACTATTTTCCTCATTGGGCCTCACTATTTTCCTCATTCATTCCACTTTCCTCTGGTCGATTCTCATTGTCTAACAGTCTTTGTTAACTCGTGCTTCTTTTTGTAGAAATAAATTATCAATGCTAGCAAAAGAGGAGTTGAAGCAACTCCAGTAAGGATAAATAATCCCCTGAAGTTGGCAAATGTGAGTCTGCTTGAACCAGTTACTGAGCCCAAGTTCTGGGAACTGTTTCGATCTCCAATCCATGTCTTCTCGATTTGAATCATAGTACTGAATTGAATGCCACAAAGAATACGAGTGAGAAAAAGAAAGGTGAACCGTCTTTAATTAGCAGTGCTACAAAGAATACGAGGATGATCATCATTTACAAGTCCTATTAGCTAAGTACACGTGTTATCCGGTGGACACCAAATTCAGTTTTAAACGTTGATGAAGGGCGCGCCGGTGATGATCTCCGTGGCCGCCAGAGCAACGAGGCCGAGCATGGCGAAGCGGCCGTTCCAGAGCTCCGCGTTGGCGTTCATGATGGCGCCGGCCCTGCCCTCGGCGCTCTCGCCCTGGAGCAGCGGCACCAGTGACGCCACGGACAGCACTGCCACGGTGTAGGCGAACCGCGCCTGCCCGGTGCCGCTGCCGAGCTGGGAGAGGAGCCCGTCGCCGCGGCCCGCCTCCACCGCAAGCGCCGTCACGAAGCCCACCATGGCGAGGCGCCCGTTGATGCGCTCCGGTGCGGGGCCGCTGAAGGCCAGCGCGTCCCAGATCGAGGTGCTCGCCTGTGCCAGGAGCAAATATCAGAAACCTGCCGCCGGGCTGAGTCTAGCAACGGCGCCGTGCTGCTTATACAGTACATGTCATGCTTTGGGAGTACGTACCTTGGGTTTGTTCGGCGGTGGTGCGCTCGGGCCCTCGCTCTGTGCCCTGACGACGAGGGCGCGGCGGCCCGGCGCTGGCAGAGACCTGGCGCCGAGGCGGCCGGCCGGGCCGCGCGGCACGACGGCCGCGCCGGCGAAGGAGCTCATGGCCATCACAGTCGCCATGGATCAGCCGCGGACGGAAGGTGCACGAAAGGAGAAAAAAGCTACAGAAGCTACAACAGGCAAAGATGATTGCTAGTGCAGTgctgcttgttgttgttgttgtgtcgccGAGTGTTTGCTGATGTATTGTTCAGGGAGAGCGGGCACGATTTATAGGCCGTGCTCCGCGAGAGCCAGCCAACCCGTGACGAGCCGGGCGCGGTGGCCGCGGCGGTGCCCACGTCGCGAGCTGCTCCCGGCCGTGAATTACCCTCTACGT
This portion of the Triticum dicoccoides isolate Atlit2015 ecotype Zavitan chromosome 7A, WEW_v2.0, whole genome shotgun sequence genome encodes:
- the LOC119334292 gene encoding low molecular mass early light-inducible protein HV90, chloroplastic-like — translated: MATVMAMSSFAGAAVVPRGPAGRLGARSLPAPGRRALVVRAQSEGPSAPPPNKPKASTSIWDALAFSGPAPERINGRLAMVGFVTALAVEAGRGDGLLSQLGSGTGQARFAYTVAVLSVASLVPLLQGESAEGRAGAIMNANAELWNGRFAMLGLVALAATEIITGAPFINV